The Microbacterium horticulturae genome has a window encoding:
- the trhA gene encoding PAQR family membrane homeostasis protein TrhA — MPQLPLLDAAKADATEEIKPTWRGWIHAGTFPVAIAVGIVLIVLAEGAPAKWASAVFMATSLLLFGNSALYHRFNWKPRTKAVLKRIDHANILLLIAGTYTPLAVLALPTQKTVLLLSIVWTGAVLGILFRVFWINAPRWLYVALYLALGWAAIMYIVPLFQASVPMMVLVIVGGILYTVGAVVYALKRPNPWPGRFGFHEIFHVCTVLAFLCHWTASLLIALHPAFHLG, encoded by the coding sequence ATGCCGCAGCTGCCGCTGCTGGACGCGGCGAAGGCCGATGCCACCGAGGAGATCAAACCCACCTGGCGCGGATGGATCCACGCGGGCACGTTCCCGGTCGCCATCGCCGTCGGCATCGTCCTCATCGTCCTTGCGGAGGGCGCCCCGGCCAAGTGGGCCAGTGCAGTCTTCATGGCCACGTCGCTGCTGCTGTTCGGCAACTCGGCGCTGTACCACCGGTTCAACTGGAAGCCCCGCACCAAGGCCGTGCTCAAGCGCATCGACCACGCGAACATCCTGCTGCTCATCGCCGGCACATACACGCCCCTGGCCGTCCTGGCACTGCCCACGCAGAAGACTGTGCTGTTGCTCTCGATCGTATGGACGGGCGCGGTCCTCGGCATCCTGTTCCGCGTGTTCTGGATCAACGCGCCGCGGTGGCTTTACGTCGCCCTGTACCTGGCTCTCGGCTGGGCTGCGATCATGTACATCGTTCCGCTGTTCCAGGCGAGTGTTCCCATGATGGTGCTGGTCATCGTCGGCGGCATCCTGTACACCGTCGGTGCGGTGGTCTATGCGCTCAAGCGTCCCAATCCGTGGCCCGGTCGCTTCGGATTCCACGAGATCTTCCACGTGTGCACCGTGCTCGCGTTCCTCTGCCACTGGACGGCGTCCCTGCTGATCGCTCTGCACCCGGCGTTCCACCTCGGGTGA
- the ilvA gene encoding threonine ammonia-lyase — MSALTLADFEDAASALRGVIAETPIDQSLYLSELLGVPVHLKLENLQRTGSFKVRGASYRLSRLTAEERARGVVAASAGNHAQGVALAAQQLGIAATIFMPLGVPVPKLLATRGYGADVVLEGTTVETPLRLAAEFAERTGAVLIHPYDHLDVITGQGTLGLELWDALPDLDTVIVGIGGGGLISGVAAAVKARAAAEGRTVRVIGVQAANSAAYPPSLAAGHPLEVATTPTIADGIAVARPGDITFDLVRELVDEVVTVTEDDIARALLVLLERAKQVVEPAGAVGVAAILAGKIEASGTTATILSGGNIDPLLLQRVVAHGLAASDRYMSLRIPLPDRPGQLALVSELLAQAGANVIEVLHTRHGQGLQISEVVLQLSVETRGAEHRALVIDTLRGAGFDLEVVED, encoded by the coding sequence ATGAGTGCACTCACCCTCGCCGACTTCGAAGACGCAGCTTCGGCGCTGAGGGGGGTGATCGCCGAAACGCCGATCGATCAGTCGCTCTACCTGTCGGAACTGCTCGGCGTGCCCGTGCATCTGAAACTCGAGAACCTGCAGCGGACCGGCTCCTTCAAGGTGCGCGGCGCCAGTTACCGACTCTCGCGGCTGACCGCAGAGGAACGCGCGCGCGGGGTCGTGGCGGCCTCTGCCGGCAATCACGCGCAGGGCGTCGCCCTCGCCGCGCAGCAGCTCGGGATCGCCGCCACGATCTTCATGCCGCTGGGCGTGCCGGTGCCCAAGCTCCTGGCCACCCGCGGTTACGGTGCCGACGTCGTGCTCGAGGGGACCACCGTCGAGACGCCGCTGCGGCTCGCCGCGGAGTTCGCCGAGCGCACCGGCGCGGTGCTCATCCACCCGTACGATCATCTCGACGTGATCACCGGACAGGGCACGCTGGGCCTCGAGCTGTGGGACGCCCTGCCCGACCTCGACACCGTGATCGTCGGCATCGGCGGGGGCGGGCTGATCTCCGGCGTCGCCGCGGCCGTGAAAGCGCGCGCAGCCGCCGAGGGGCGCACGGTACGGGTGATCGGCGTCCAGGCGGCCAATTCCGCCGCCTATCCGCCTTCTCTGGCCGCGGGACACCCGCTGGAGGTCGCCACGACTCCCACGATCGCAGACGGTATCGCGGTCGCACGCCCGGGCGACATCACGTTCGATCTCGTGCGCGAGCTCGTCGACGAGGTCGTCACCGTGACCGAGGACGACATCGCCCGTGCCCTGCTCGTGCTCCTGGAACGCGCCAAGCAGGTCGTCGAGCCCGCGGGAGCAGTCGGCGTCGCGGCGATCCTCGCCGGCAAGATCGAGGCATCGGGCACGACGGCGACGATCCTGTCGGGCGGCAACATCGACCCGTTGCTGCTGCAGCGCGTGGTCGCACACGGGCTCGCGGCGTCCGACCGGTACATGTCCCTGCGCATCCCGCTGCCCGATCGCCCCGGCCAGCTCGCGCTCGTCTCGGAGCTGCTCGCCCAGGCCGGCGCGAACGTCATCGAGGTGCTCCACACGCGGCACGGTCAAGGACTGCAGATCAGCGAGGTGGTCCTGCAGCTGAGCGTTGAGACGCGCGGGGCCGAGCACCGCGCGCTCGTCATCGACACGCTGCGCGGGGCCGGTTTCGACCTCGAAGTCGTCGAAGACTGA
- a CDS encoding M48 family metallopeptidase codes for MYSAIARNKRNTWFILIAFVILLGLLGALIGWLAGNNWWITAFILLFAGGYATVQYFNADRQAIALSGAFEVDKQSAPRYYRLVENLCITTGTPMPRLYVVEDPAPNAFATGRDPEHAAITVTTSLFEIMTDRELEGVLAHELGHIRNYDIRVSMIVFGLVVAVGIIADILLRMTFFGGGRRNNNGGGGQAQLIFLLLGIVAAIVAPLLAGVVQAAISRQREYLADATSAMTTRDPDGLASALNKLQTHGRPLQKANTSMAHLWIADPLRPNALQRMFSTHPPIPDRIERLHTMGGGF; via the coding sequence TTGTACTCGGCGATCGCGCGCAACAAGCGCAACACGTGGTTCATCCTCATCGCCTTCGTCATCCTGCTCGGGCTGCTCGGTGCTCTCATCGGATGGCTGGCAGGCAACAACTGGTGGATCACCGCCTTCATCCTGTTGTTCGCAGGCGGGTACGCGACGGTGCAGTATTTCAACGCCGACCGGCAGGCCATCGCGCTGTCGGGAGCCTTCGAGGTCGACAAGCAGAGTGCTCCCCGGTACTACCGGCTCGTCGAGAACCTCTGCATCACGACGGGGACCCCGATGCCGAGGCTCTACGTCGTCGAAGATCCCGCGCCCAATGCGTTCGCGACGGGGCGCGACCCCGAACACGCGGCGATCACGGTGACGACGAGCCTGTTCGAGATCATGACCGATCGCGAGCTCGAGGGCGTTCTCGCACATGAGCTCGGGCACATCCGAAACTACGACATCCGGGTCTCGATGATCGTCTTCGGCCTCGTCGTCGCCGTCGGCATCATCGCCGACATCCTGCTGCGGATGACGTTCTTCGGCGGTGGACGTCGCAACAACAACGGGGGCGGGGGGCAGGCGCAGCTCATCTTCCTGCTGCTCGGCATCGTCGCGGCCATCGTCGCCCCACTGCTCGCGGGCGTCGTGCAGGCGGCGATCTCGCGTCAGCGGGAGTACCTCGCCGACGCCACGAGCGCGATGACCACGCGCGACCCCGACGGCTTGGCCTCGGCGCTGAACAAGCTGCAGACCCATGGCCGTCCGCTGCAGAAGGCCAACACCTCGATGGCGCATCTGTGGATCGCCGATCCGCTCCGACCCAACGCTCTGCAGCGGATGTTCTCCACGCACCCGCCGATCCCCGACCGGATCGAGCGCCTGCACACGATGGGCGGCGGCTTCTAG
- a CDS encoding isoprenyl transferase translates to MTSERSNPGQGPLYRLYISRLRRQIPPESVPGHVAMMIDGNRRWARQLGYHSAAEGHRAGAAKMREFLEWCDAVGVKVVSLYLLSLDNLRKREPQELSDLIEIIAELADSLSRVKNWRVQHVGRREAVPADLARVLAAAQERTSGNDGLHVNLAVGYGGRGEIVDAVRSIIQQHDERGGTLEELAASLTPEQIGEHLYTGGQPDPDLVIRTSGEQRLSDFLLWQSAHSEFYFVEALGPDLREVDFLRAIRDYADRERRFGG, encoded by the coding sequence GTGACGTCCGAGCGGTCGAACCCGGGGCAGGGGCCCCTCTACCGGCTGTACATCAGCCGGTTGCGCAGGCAGATCCCACCCGAGTCGGTGCCCGGCCATGTCGCCATGATGATCGACGGGAACCGGCGGTGGGCGCGACAGCTCGGGTACCACTCCGCCGCCGAGGGGCATCGTGCGGGCGCTGCCAAGATGCGCGAGTTCTTGGAGTGGTGCGATGCCGTCGGCGTGAAGGTCGTCTCGCTGTATCTGCTGTCGCTCGACAACCTGCGCAAACGCGAGCCGCAGGAGCTCTCTGACCTCATCGAGATCATCGCGGAGCTGGCCGACAGCCTGTCACGTGTCAAGAACTGGCGCGTGCAGCACGTCGGGCGTCGCGAAGCCGTGCCGGCGGATCTGGCGCGGGTGCTCGCCGCGGCGCAGGAACGCACGAGCGGCAACGACGGCTTGCACGTGAATCTCGCGGTCGGGTACGGGGGACGAGGCGAGATCGTCGATGCTGTGCGCAGCATCATCCAGCAGCACGACGAGCGCGGCGGCACGCTCGAAGAGCTCGCAGCCAGTCTCACGCCCGAGCAGATCGGCGAGCACCTGTACACCGGCGGGCAGCCCGACCCCGACCTCGTGATCCGCACCTCGGGGGAGCAACGGCTGAGCGATTTTCTGCTGTGGCAGTCGGCGCACAGCGAGTTCTACTTTGTGGAGGCGCTCGGCCCCGATCTGCGCGAGGTCGATTTCCTTCGGGCGATCCGTGACTACGCGGACCGGGAACGACGATTCGGCGGGTGA
- a CDS encoding AI-2E family transporter gives MQRIVSTESSATVPSGLRIAAAFAWRLLVVAAALALGIWLIIELKLLVIPLLVAILVTALLWPAFAFMLRHRVPKVPAIVISVIGTLAIVAGLMWLVGWQIGAQWASVRERTAGAIDSLRQGLVTGPLGLTEAQIDDMLHQLGQFLQQQADLLWSGALAIGSTVGHIGTGFVLSVFILLCLLTDGAGIWRWTVRLFPKQARVAIDGAGRAGWNTLVNYARTQLLVATIDAVGIGLGAFLLGVPLAVPVAVLVFLGSFVPIVGAVVTGILAVFLALVYNGWWIALWMLVVVLGVQQLEGHVLQPVVMGSAVKVHPLAVVLVVAGGAMIAGIPGALFAVPLAAFINVVAVYLSHKAWKGDAALEDVDLIWNTVPRTRKGSA, from the coding sequence ATGCAGCGCATCGTGAGCACCGAGTCGAGTGCGACAGTCCCGAGCGGACTGCGCATCGCCGCCGCCTTCGCGTGGCGACTGCTCGTGGTGGCCGCGGCACTGGCGCTCGGGATCTGGCTGATCATCGAACTGAAGCTCCTGGTCATCCCGCTACTGGTCGCGATCCTCGTCACGGCGCTGCTGTGGCCGGCATTCGCGTTCATGCTGCGTCACCGGGTGCCCAAGGTGCCGGCGATCGTGATCTCCGTGATCGGCACGCTGGCCATCGTCGCCGGGCTCATGTGGCTCGTGGGCTGGCAGATCGGGGCGCAGTGGGCATCGGTGCGAGAGCGGACGGCGGGTGCCATCGATTCCCTGCGCCAGGGCCTCGTGACCGGGCCGCTGGGACTCACCGAAGCGCAGATCGACGACATGCTGCATCAGCTCGGGCAGTTCCTGCAGCAGCAGGCCGATCTGCTCTGGTCGGGGGCGCTGGCCATCGGCAGCACCGTCGGGCACATCGGCACCGGCTTCGTGCTCTCGGTGTTCATCCTCCTCTGCCTGCTCACCGACGGCGCCGGCATCTGGCGGTGGACCGTGCGGCTGTTCCCGAAGCAGGCGCGCGTGGCCATCGACGGCGCGGGGCGCGCCGGGTGGAACACGCTCGTGAACTACGCGCGCACGCAGCTTCTCGTCGCGACCATCGACGCTGTCGGCATCGGGCTGGGCGCATTCCTGCTCGGTGTGCCGCTGGCGGTTCCGGTGGCCGTCCTCGTCTTCCTCGGTTCGTTCGTCCCCATCGTCGGGGCCGTCGTCACCGGGATCCTGGCCGTCTTCCTCGCGCTGGTCTACAACGGCTGGTGGATAGCGTTGTGGATGCTGGTGGTCGTGCTCGGCGTGCAGCAACTGGAAGGGCATGTGCTCCAGCCGGTGGTCATGGGCTCGGCGGTCAAGGTGCATCCGCTGGCGGTCGTGCTCGTGGTGGCCGGCGGCGCCATGATCGCGGGAATTCCGGGTGCGCTGTTCGCGGTGCCGCTCGCGGCGTTCATCAACGTCGTCGCCGTGTACCTCAGTCACAAGGCATGGAAGGGCGATGCCGCCCTCGAAGACGTCGATCTCATCTGGAACACGGTGCCCCGCACCAGGAAAGGCAGCGCATGA
- a CDS encoding DUF4307 domain-containing protein, producing the protein MTTQQMLDDRYGRTRSPHARAWAWTIGVVVAVIVGALLIWMAWGSTSSSVDATATGYEVVDARTVTVSFQVTSAHDSGVVCVLEADDEDHGIVGWKVVHLPASDQHTNAYRETIPTIGVATTGLVNACWVE; encoded by the coding sequence ATGACCACGCAGCAGATGCTCGACGATCGCTATGGCCGCACGCGCTCTCCGCACGCGCGCGCGTGGGCATGGACGATCGGGGTCGTCGTCGCGGTGATCGTGGGCGCGCTTCTCATCTGGATGGCATGGGGCAGCACATCGTCGTCGGTGGATGCCACGGCAACCGGCTACGAAGTGGTCGACGCACGTACGGTCACGGTGTCGTTCCAGGTCACCTCGGCCCACGACAGCGGCGTCGTGTGCGTTCTGGAGGCCGATGACGAAGACCACGGCATCGTGGGGTGGAAGGTCGTGCACCTCCCTGCGTCCGATCAGCACACGAACGCGTACCGCGAGACGATTCCGACGATCGGCGTGGCGACGACGGGTTTGGTGAACGCCTGCTGGGTGGAATAG
- a CDS encoding aminotransferase class V-fold PLP-dependent enzyme, which yields MSDLEAYISSFEAEPGYLDWAAFGPLSPRVRDEMHADAELLGTGRRSSIDLVRGHSDVARRLLAELLGADVAEVTLQPSTSYGLMQALYGLRGGVLVSRGEFPSLTVTATRAAAVRDDLRVQWMEPDGGFVTPDTVRSALTDETTAVAVSLVDFRTGYLADLGALRDVVGDRLLIVDAIQGFGVTDADYAAADVVCGNGYKWLRAGRGAGWARFTSRALERLEPVLSGFSGTEVDLPVDEVPNVAPTARRFTVTADDMLAAGRLATGLEEVRDAGVPAIADAVADRADEMIAYADEHGIPVVTPHERENRAGIVVLRPEAADVSALSAALVNRGVTFTARAGSVRLAAHAGTGDDSMRLLVEALGAFSTYRAR from the coding sequence GTGAGTGATCTGGAAGCCTACATCTCGTCGTTCGAGGCGGAACCCGGCTATCTCGACTGGGCGGCGTTCGGCCCCCTCTCGCCGCGCGTGCGCGATGAGATGCATGCTGACGCCGAGCTCCTCGGCACCGGGCGGCGCTCGAGCATCGACCTGGTGCGCGGACACTCCGACGTCGCACGCCGGCTGTTGGCGGAGCTGCTCGGCGCCGACGTCGCCGAGGTGACGCTGCAGCCGTCGACCTCGTACGGCCTGATGCAGGCCCTGTACGGGCTCCGCGGTGGAGTGCTCGTCTCCCGTGGCGAATTCCCCAGCCTCACCGTCACCGCGACCCGGGCGGCGGCGGTGCGAGACGACCTGCGGGTGCAGTGGATGGAGCCCGACGGTGGATTCGTGACTCCCGACACGGTCCGGTCCGCGCTCACCGACGAGACCACAGCGGTGGCCGTGAGCCTGGTCGACTTCCGCACCGGATACCTGGCCGACCTCGGTGCGCTGCGCGACGTCGTCGGCGACCGGCTGCTCATCGTCGACGCCATTCAGGGGTTCGGGGTGACCGATGCGGACTATGCGGCGGCGGACGTCGTCTGCGGCAATGGTTACAAGTGGCTGCGCGCGGGCCGGGGCGCCGGGTGGGCTCGCTTCACGTCCCGCGCACTGGAGCGACTCGAACCCGTCTTGTCGGGCTTCTCCGGAACCGAGGTGGACCTGCCCGTCGACGAGGTGCCGAACGTGGCGCCCACGGCCCGTCGATTCACCGTGACGGCCGACGACATGCTCGCGGCGGGACGTCTTGCCACCGGCTTGGAGGAGGTTCGGGATGCCGGAGTGCCGGCCATCGCGGACGCCGTGGCCGACCGAGCCGATGAGATGATCGCGTACGCGGACGAGCACGGCATTCCGGTGGTCACCCCGCATGAGCGCGAGAACCGCGCGGGCATAGTGGTGCTGCGCCCCGAAGCGGCCGACGTCTCGGCGCTCTCGGCGGCACTGGTGAACCGCGGCGTCACCTTCACCGCGCGCGCGGGGTCGGTGCGTCTGGCCGCGCACGCGGGCACCGGCGACGACTCGATGCGTCTGCTGGTGGAGGCGCTCGGGGCCTTCTCGACCTATCGCGCCCGCTGA
- a CDS encoding D-arabinono-1,4-lactone oxidase, with product MTRPGGEWRNWGRSARIRPQRVEYPNSTDAVRRAVQSAARVGLAVKAVGAGHSFTGIAAAPGVLLDLRDLSGVVRVDREREQVTLRAGTHLYSIPALLRPYGLAMENLGDIDRQTIAGAISTGTHGTGARFGGIATQVVGAVLVTADGELLTVDDEHEPELLPAVALGLGALGVLVEVTLQCVPAFVLHAVDEPGPLAEVLDSIPARSADADHFEFYWFPHTDVGLTKTNTRLPRTAPRHPLPAMAKWVDEELLSNAVYGAVCAVGTAVPAVVPSFSRLAVTLTGDREYTDWSDRVLTQHRGVRFREMEYALPAENVRTAFDRLRALIDEQGWRISFPVEVRFAAADDLWLSTAYGRDSAYIAVHRYWRENPSDYFEAVEQIMLELGGRPHWGKMHTLDARVLRDRYPRFDDFVALRDRLDPDRRFENSYLHRVLGE from the coding sequence GTGACTCGACCGGGCGGCGAATGGCGCAACTGGGGACGATCGGCACGCATCCGGCCGCAGCGGGTGGAATATCCGAACAGCACCGACGCGGTGCGCCGCGCGGTGCAGTCGGCGGCGCGGGTGGGGCTGGCGGTCAAGGCGGTCGGCGCCGGGCACAGTTTCACCGGCATCGCCGCGGCGCCGGGAGTGCTGCTCGACCTGCGTGACCTGTCAGGGGTCGTCCGGGTCGACCGCGAGCGGGAGCAAGTGACACTGCGTGCCGGCACCCACCTGTACAGCATCCCGGCGCTGTTGCGCCCCTACGGGCTCGCGATGGAGAACCTCGGCGACATCGACCGGCAGACGATCGCGGGCGCCATCTCGACGGGCACGCACGGCACCGGCGCGCGGTTCGGCGGCATCGCCACTCAGGTGGTGGGGGCCGTGCTTGTGACCGCGGATGGCGAGCTGCTCACCGTCGACGACGAGCATGAACCCGAGCTGCTGCCCGCGGTGGCGCTGGGCTTGGGCGCCCTCGGCGTCCTCGTCGAGGTCACGCTCCAGTGCGTGCCGGCCTTCGTGCTGCACGCCGTGGACGAGCCGGGGCCGCTCGCAGAGGTACTCGACTCGATTCCGGCACGCAGCGCTGACGCCGACCATTTCGAGTTCTACTGGTTCCCGCACACCGACGTCGGGCTGACCAAGACGAATACCCGGCTGCCCAGGACCGCACCGCGGCATCCCCTTCCGGCAATGGCGAAGTGGGTGGACGAAGAACTGCTCTCGAACGCCGTGTACGGCGCTGTCTGCGCGGTCGGCACCGCCGTGCCGGCCGTCGTGCCGTCATTCTCGCGGCTCGCGGTCACGCTGACCGGAGACCGGGAGTACACCGACTGGTCGGACCGCGTGTTGACGCAGCACCGCGGGGTCCGTTTCCGCGAGATGGAGTACGCCCTGCCGGCCGAGAACGTGCGAACCGCCTTCGATCGGCTGCGCGCGCTGATCGATGAGCAGGGATGGCGGATCTCGTTCCCCGTCGAGGTGCGCTTCGCCGCAGCCGACGATCTGTGGCTGTCGACCGCCTACGGCCGTGACAGCGCCTACATCGCCGTGCACCGGTATTGGCGCGAGAACCCCAGCGACTACTTCGAAGCCGTCGAGCAGATCATGCTCGAGCTGGGCGGGCGCCCGCACTGGGGAAAGATGCACACCCTCGATGCGCGCGTCCTGCGCGATCGGTACCCGCGTTTCGACGACTTCGTCGCGCTGCGGGATCGCCTCGACCCCGACCGACGGTTCGAGAACTCTTATCTCCACCGTGTCCTCGGTGAGTAA
- a CDS encoding LemA family protein: protein MEWLIPVIVVVAVILIIGIYLWATYNSLVQLNVRVDEAWSDITVQLKRRADLLPNLIEAVKGYAAHEKAVFENVTQARAETLNASGPADAGVAEGHMQQALKSIFAVAEAYPQLQASQNFLQLQQNIVDTEDKIQASRRFYNGGVRELNTKIKVFPNNLFARNLGFNEREFFEVVDGAAIAEPPRVQF from the coding sequence ATGGAATGGCTGATCCCGGTAATCGTCGTCGTCGCAGTGATCCTCATCATCGGGATCTACCTGTGGGCCACCTACAACTCCCTCGTGCAGTTGAACGTGCGCGTCGATGAGGCCTGGAGCGACATCACGGTGCAGCTCAAGCGTCGTGCAGACCTGTTGCCGAACCTCATCGAGGCGGTGAAGGGGTATGCGGCCCACGAGAAGGCCGTGTTCGAGAACGTCACGCAGGCGCGCGCGGAGACGCTGAACGCGTCGGGTCCCGCCGATGCGGGCGTCGCCGAGGGGCACATGCAGCAGGCGCTGAAGTCGATCTTCGCGGTCGCCGAGGCCTACCCGCAGCTGCAGGCGAGCCAGAACTTCCTCCAGCTGCAGCAGAACATCGTCGACACCGAAGACAAGATTCAAGCGTCGCGTCGGTTCTACAACGGCGGAGTGCGCGAGTTGAACACGAAGATCAAGGTGTTCCCGAACAATCTGTTCGCGCGCAACCTCGGCTTCAACGAACGCGAGTTCTTCGAGGTCGTCGACGGTGCGGCCATCGCCGAGCCGCCCAGGGTCCAATTCTGA
- the greA gene encoding transcription elongation factor GreA has product MSDDAAVTFLTQEAYDRLAAELEHLSTTGREEIAKRIEAAREEGDLKENGGYHAAKDEQGKQEARIRTLQALLKNAVVGEAPASNGVVEPGTVVTAIVAGDEEVFLLGSREIAAGGDLDVYSEASPLGSAIIGLKEGEKSSYTAPNGREIAVEIVKVETYSPS; this is encoded by the coding sequence GTGTCCGACGATGCTGCGGTGACCTTCCTCACGCAAGAGGCTTACGACCGTCTTGCTGCCGAGCTCGAGCACCTCTCGACGACCGGTCGAGAGGAGATCGCGAAGCGTATCGAGGCGGCGCGCGAAGAGGGCGACCTCAAAGAGAACGGCGGCTACCACGCCGCCAAGGACGAGCAGGGCAAGCAGGAGGCCCGCATCCGCACGCTGCAGGCGCTTCTGAAGAACGCCGTGGTGGGCGAGGCCCCCGCCAGCAACGGCGTGGTCGAGCCCGGTACCGTCGTCACCGCGATCGTCGCGGGCGACGAAGAGGTCTTCCTTCTCGGCAGCCGCGAGATCGCCGCGGGCGGCGACCTCGACGTCTACAGCGAGGCCTCACCGCTGGGCAGCGCGATCATCGGGCTCAAAGAGGGCGAGAAGTCCTCTTACACCGCGCCGAACGGGCGCGAGATCGCCGTCGAGATCGTCAAGGTCGAGACCTACTCCCCCAGCTGA